In Archocentrus centrarchus isolate MPI-CPG fArcCen1 chromosome 16, fArcCen1, whole genome shotgun sequence, a single window of DNA contains:
- the LOC115794635 gene encoding synaptotagmin-11, with product MADIIELGPAYAMSPVLAGFLGAGVLVLVVVVLVLLWSFCQRRYLRISGRYKLHGDRYYDTEDPPYKFIHMLKGISIYPESLSSSKRIVRGIRRADRSDRDGERSCTTTGTAGRGMVLVDAENNILDVPGQLQMSHLVPPAGSDPTHNQARLERALPVRADYCCLDSSSASSSQTSSKTASPFTPASSEPEPEPSLGSISLTVDYNFPKKALVVTIVGARGLPAMDEQAGSSDPYVKMTILPEKKHRVKTRVLRKTLDPLFDETFTFYGVAYSSLPELTLHFLVLSFDRFARDDVIGEAVVPLKGVDPSTGRVHLSQQITKRNMQCESRGELLASLSYQPVSHRLSVVVLKARHLPKMDITGLSANPYVKVNVFYGRKRIAKKKTHVKKCTLNPVFNESFIYDIPPELLPEISVEFLVVDFDRTTKNEVLGRLLLGLHSPAPSGASHWREVCENPRRQISKWHNLSEY from the exons ATGGCGGACATCATCGAGCTGGGACCCGCCTACG ccatGTCTCCGGTGCTGGCAGGCTTCCTGGGAGCTGGTGTTCTGGTTCTGGTCGTGGTGGTTCTGGTTCTGCTCTGGTCCTTCTGTCAGCGCCGTTACCTTCGCATTTCTGGGCGATACAAGCTGCACGGTGACCGTTACTACGACACAGAGGACCCACCCTATAAGTTCATCCACATGCTAAAGGGTATCAGCATTTACCCAGAATCCCTCAGTAGCAGCAAGAGGATTGTGCGCGGCATCCGGCGTGCCGACCGCTCCGACCGTGACGGAGAGCGAAGCtgcaccacaacaggcaccgcCGGGAGGGGGATGGTCCTGGTGGACGCTGAGAACAACATCCTGGATGTCCCCGGCCAGCTGCAGATGAGTCACCTGGTCCCACCTGCTGGGTCAGACCCTACCCACAACCAGGCTCGGCTGGAAAGAGCTTTACCGGTCCGTGCTGACTACTGCTGCCTGGACAGCAGCTCGGCCAGCAGCAGCCAGACAAGCAGCAAGACGGCGTCCCCATTCACCCCTGCCTCCTCGGAGCCCGAGCCCGAGCCCAGTCTGGGGTCCATCAGTCTCACCGTCGACTACAACTTCCCCAAAAAGGCTCTGGTGGTGACCATCGTCGGGGCCCGGGGCCTCCCCGCTATGGATGAGCAGGCGGGTAGCTCAGACCCCTACGTGAAGATGACCATCCTGCCTGAGAAGAAACACCGGGTGAAGACCCGCGTCCTGAGGAAGACCCTGGACCCACTGTTTGACGAGACCTTCACCTTCTACGGCGTAGCCTACAGCTCGCTGCCCGAGCTCACCCTGCACTTCCTGGTCCTCAGCTTCGACCGCTTTGCCCGCGATGATGTCATCGGGGAGGCAGTGGTGCCACTGAAGGGCGTGGACCCGAGCACGGGCCGCGTCCACCTGAGCCAGCAGATCACCAAGAGGAACATGCAG TGTGAGAGTCGTGGAGAGCTGCTGGCATCTCTGTCCTACCAGCCGGTGTCTCATCGCCTCAGTGTGGTCGTCCTGAAGGCTCGACACCTCCCCAAGATGGACATCACCGGCCTGTCAGCCA ACCCCTACGTGAAGGTGAACGTCTTCTACGGTCGGAAGCGCATCGCCAAGAAGAAGACCCACGTGAAGAAATGCACGCTGAACCCGGTCTTCAACGAGTCTTTCATCTACGACATCCCGCCCGAGCTTCTGCCTGAAATCTCCGTGGAGTTCCTGGTGGTCGACTTCGACCGGACCACCAAGAACGAGGTCCTGGGTCGCCTCCTGCTCGGCCTCCACAGCCCCGCCCCCTCCGGAGCCTCCCACTGGAGGGAGGTGTGTGAAAACCCCCGCCGGCAGATCTCCAAATGGCACAACCTGAGCGAGTACTAA